Proteins encoded within one genomic window of Setaria italica strain Yugu1 chromosome IV, Setaria_italica_v2.0, whole genome shotgun sequence:
- the LOC101761475 gene encoding uncharacterized protein LOC101761475, giving the protein MREGEVVVNFHATACVTSAPARERTNRRVGSRPRPAGFRSARESSRPVRPSNPIRSAMHFFSSRSGQFITPHPPPPSSGDQPTNRHLSKQSKKPEATHASNWTAAKFQSIRSFGRSADMDKVLAFSILSASPADIAAGAGAFPTTRLSWRRGGGGQGDSAEATRQRDGEKQGGSPRPHGHGGGKDEPAAFLPRFAPEFDGIDCFETIVSH; this is encoded by the coding sequence atgcgCGAGGGCGAGGTGGTTGTAAACTTCCACGCGACCGCGTGCGTCACGAGTGCGCCAGCCAGAGAACGAACGAATCGTCGCGTAGGCTCGCGTCCGCGGCCCGCCGGCTTCCGCTCGGCGCGCGAATCTTCTCGACCCGTCCGGCCAAGCAACCCAATCCGATCCGCCATGCATTTCTTCTCTTCCCGCTCCGGCCAGTTTATAACCCCCCATCCCCCGCCACCTTCCTCCGGCGACCAACCAACCAACCGTCATCtgagcaagcaaagcaaaaaaCCAGAGGCAACCCACGCATCGAATTGGACAGCGGCTAAGTTCCAATCCATCCGTTCCTTTGGCCGATCGGCTGACATGGACAAGGTGCTGGCCTTCTCGATCCTGAGCGCGTCGCCGGCCgacatcgccgccggcgccggggcgttCCCCACCACCCGGCTGTCGTGGCggaggggcgggggcggccaGGGAGACTCCGCGGAGGCGACGCGGCAGCGGGACGGGGAGAAGCAAGGCGGCTCGCCGCGCccccacggccacggcggcggcaaggacgAGCCGGCGGCGTTCCTCCCGCGGTTCGCGCCGGAGTTCGACGGGATCGACTGCTTCGAGACCATCGTGTCGCATTAG
- the LOC101753115 gene encoding glycine-rich cell wall structural protein 1.0, giving the protein MQHSNRRRVAWEVGSSQGGGMDRILGLSLIGAGPGNVFGPGMSAGVLESFARGKAEEGNGRGAAGGTGSAAAWSGGKIAAERGSEAETKGAGGQERRGGEAEARFYPAFDGVLCFDAVAPYWHA; this is encoded by the coding sequence ATGCAACACAgcaaccgccgccgcgtcgcgtGGGAAGTGGGCAGCAGTCAGGGCGGCGGCATGGACAGGATCCTGGGGTTGTCCCTCATCGGCGCGGGGCCCGGCAACGTCTTCGGCCCGGGCATGAGCGCCGGCGTGCTGGAGAGCTTCGCCCGCGGCAAGGCGGAGGAGGGCAACGGCAGGGGTGCAGCCGGCGGGACtggatcggcggcggcgtggagtgGCGGGAAGATCGCGGCCGAGAGGGGGAGCGAGGCGGAGACGAAGGGTGCCGGTGGCCaggagcgccgcggcggcgaggcggaggcgcggtTCTACCCGGCGTTCGATGGCGTCCTCTGTTTCGACGCCGTCGCTCCGTATTGGCATGCTTAG
- the LOC101761874 gene encoding uncharacterized protein LOC101761874: protein MDKILAFSILSSSPADISSTGFSTRLSWRSSSSAVTQKQQQQQQAEKPAPRQQEKKAAEQQAGSRPAAAAERKQARFAPEFDGINCFESIVSF from the coding sequence ATGGACAAGATCCTGGCCTTCTCCATCCTGAGCTCGTCGCCGGCCGACATCTCGTCGACCGGCTTCTCCACCCGCCTCTCGTGGAGGTCCTCTTCCTCCGCCGTGAcccagaagcagcagcagcagcagcaggcggagAAGCCGGCTCCGAGGCAGCAGGAGAAGAAGGCCGCGGAGCAGCAGGCCGGCTCgcgcccggcggccgccgcggagaGGAAGCAGGCGCGGTTCGCGCCGGAGTTCGACGGGATCAACTGCTTCGAGTCCATAGTCTCCTTCTGA
- the WAXY gene encoding granule-bound starch synthase precursor (The RefSeq protein has 1 substitution, 1 non-frameshifting indel compared to this genomic sequence): MAALATSQLVTTRAGFGLGDASSSMFRPGVQGLRGSRASSPAATLSVRTSARAAPRQQHRRAQRGARFPSLVVCATAGMNVVFVGAEMAPWSKTGGLGDVLGGLPPAMAANGHRVMVISPRYDQYKDAWDTSVVSEIKVGDRYERVRFFHCYKRGVDRVFIDHPSFLERVWGKTGEKIYGPDAGVDYKDNQLRFSLLCQAALEAPRILSLNNNPYFSGPYGEDVVFVCNDWHTGPLSSYLKSNYQSNGIYRNAKTAFCIHNISYQGRFAFSDYPELNLPERFRSSFDFIDGYEKPVEGRKINWMKAGIIEADRVLTVSPYYAEELISGIARGCELDNIMRLTGITGIVNGMDVSEWDPSKDKYIATKYDVSTAIAAKALNKEALQAAAGLPVDRKIPLVAFVGRLEEQKGPDVMAAAIPQLMEEDVQIVLLGTGKKKFERMLMSAEEKYPDKVRAVVKFNAAVAHHIMAGADLLAVTSRFEPCGLIQLQGMRYGTPCVCASTGGLVDTVIEGKTGFHMGRLSVDCKVVEPADVQKVASTLKRAIKVVGTPAYEEMVRNCMIQDLSWKGPAKNWENVLLSLGVAGSQPGIEGEEIAPLAKENVAAP, translated from the exons ATGGCGGCTCTGGCCACTTCCCAGCTCGTCACCACCCGCGCCGGCTTCGGCCTCGgcgacgcctcctcctccatgttCCGCCCCGGCGTCCAGGGCCTCAGGGGCTCCCgggcctcctccccggcggccaCGCTCAGCGTGCGGaccagcgcgcgcgccgcgcccagGCAGCAGCACCGCCGGGCGCAGCGCGGCGCCAGGTTCCCCTCCCTCGTCGTCtgcgccaccggcgccggcatGAACGTCGTCTTCGTCGGCGCCGAGATGGCGCCTTGGAGCAAGACCGGCGGACTCGGCGACGTCCTCGGCGGcctcccgccggccatggcc GCGAATGGGCACCGGGTCATGGTCATCTCCCCCCGCTACGACCAGTACAAGGACGCCTGGGACACCAGCGTCGTCTCCGAG ATCAAGGTGGGAGACAGGTACGAGAGGGTGAGGTTCTTCCACTGCTACAAGCGCGGAGTCGACCGCGTGTTCATCGACCACCCGTCCTTCCTGGAGAGG GTTTGGGGAAAGACTGGTGAGAAGATCTACGGGCCAGACGCTGGAGTGGATTACAAGGACAACCAGCTGCGTTTCAGCCTTCTTTGCCAG GCAGCACTTGAAGCTCCTAGGATTCTGAGCCTCAACAACAACCCTTACTTCTCAGGACCGTACG GGGAGGACGTCGTGTTCGTCTGCAACGACTGGCACACCGGCCCTCTGTCGAGCTACCTCAAGAGCAACTACCAGTCCAACGGCATCTACAGAAACGCCAAG ACCGCTTTCTGCATCCACAACATCTCCTACCAGGGCCGGTTCGCATTCTCGGACTACCCGGAGCTGAACCTCCCTGAGAGATTCAGATCATCCTTCGATTTCATCGACGG CTACGAGAAGCCTGTGGAGGGCAGGAAGATCAACTGGATGAAGGCCGGGATCATTGAAGCCGACAGGGTCCTGACCGTGAGCCCCTACTACGCCGAGGAGCTCATCTCCGGCATCGCCAGGGGCTGCGAGCTCGACAACATCATGCGCCTCACCGGCATCACCGGTATCGTCAACGGCATGGACGTCAGCGAGTGGGACCCCAGCAAGGACAAGTACATCGCCACCAAGTACGACGTGTCAACG GCCATTGCGGCCAAGGCGCTCAACAAGGAGGCGCTGCAGGCCGCGGCCGGGCTCCCGGTGGACCGGAAGATCCCGCTGGTGGCGTTCGTCGGCAGGCTGGAGGAGCAGAAGGGCCCCGACGTCATGGCTGCCGCCATCCCGCAGCTCATGGAGGAGGATGTCCAGATCGTCCTTCTG GGCACTGGGAAGAAGAAGTTCGAGCGCATGCTGATGAGCGCGGAGGAGAAGTACCCCGACAAGGTGCGCGCCGTGGTGAAGTTCAACGCGGCGCTGGCGCACCACATCATGGCCGGCGCCGACCTGctcgccgtcaccagccgcttCGAGCCCTGCGGCCTCATCCAGCTGCAGGGGATGCGATACGGCACG CCCTGCGTGTGCGCGTCCACCGGCGGGCTCGTCGACACCGTCATCGAAGGCAAGACCGGATTCCACATGGGCCGCCTCAGCGTCGAC TGTAAGGTCGTGGAGCCGGCCGACGTGCAGAAGGTGGCGAGCACCCTGAAGCGCGCCATCAAGGTCGTCGGCACGCCGGCGTACGAGGAGATGGTCAGGAACTGCATGATCCAGGACCTCTCCTGGAAG GGCCCTGCCAAGAACTGGGAGAACGTTCTGCTGAGCCTGGGCGTCGCCGGCAGCCAGCCGGGGATCGAAGGCGAGGAGATCGCGCCGCTCGCCAAGGAGAACGTGGCCGCTCCCTGA
- the LOC101762294 gene encoding protein EXORDIUM-like 3, translated as MQMRHLGLLLLVAALLAAPPAVSAWRPWPPRNETGGGAASGLGASKKFEGSSEFVKLQYHMGPVLATAITVHPIWYGPWPVEQKRTIRAFLRSLAPPPEEEARIPRPSVAAWWRTVRLYTDQTDANVSAAVSLGAEKSDARMSRGARLSRMDIQAVVRDAVGARTRPLPVDSGGVYLVLTSPEVVVEDFCGQVCGFHYFTFPSVVGYTLPYAWVGNSARRCPEVCAYPFAIPAYVHGRRPESPPNADVGVDGMVSVIAHELAELASNPLANAWYAGTDPSFPTEIADLCEGIYGTGGGGAYTGQLLTDARSGAAYNVNGAGGRRFLVQWVWNPVLSYCSGPNALDQ; from the coding sequence ATGCAGATGCGGcacctcggcctcctcctcctcgtcgcggccctcctcgccgcgccgcccgccgtgtCGGCGTGGCGTCCGTGGCCTCCGCGGAACgagacgggcggcggcgcggcgtcgggTCTCGGCGCGTCGAAGAAGTTCGAGGGGTCGTCGGAGTTCGTGAAGCTGCAGTACCACATGGGCCCGGTCCTTGCGACGGCCATCACCGTGCACCCGATCTGGTACGGGCCCTGGCCGGTGGAGCAGAAGCGGACCATCCGCGCGTTCCTCCgctccctcgcgccgccgccggaggaggaggcccgGATCCCGCGGCCCTCCGTGGCCGCGTGGTGGCGCACGGTCCGGCTGTACACGGACCAGACCGACGCCAACGTGTCGGCGGCGGTGTCGCTGGGTGCGGAGAAGTCGGACGCGCGCATGTCCCGCGGTGCGCGGCTGTCGAGGATGGACATCCAGGCGGTGGTCCGCGACGCGGTGGGCGCGCGCACCCGGCCCCTCCCCGTGGACTCCGGCGGTGTGTACCTCGTCCTCACCTcgccggaggtggtggtggaggactTCTGCGGGCAGGTCTGCGGCTTCCACTACTTCACCTTCCCGTCCGTGGTGGGTTACACGCTCCCCTACGCGTGGGTCGGGAACTCGGCGCGGCGGTGCCCGGAGGTGTGCGCGTACCCGTTCGCCATCCCGGCGTACGTCCACGGCCGGAGGCCCGAGTCGCCGCCCAACGCCGACGTCGGCGTCGACGGGATGGTCAGCGTCATCGCGCACGAGCTGGCGGAGCTGGCGTCCAACCCGCTGGCCAACGCGTGGTACGCCGGGACGGACCCGTCGTTCCCGACGGAGATCGCGGACCTCTGCGAGGGGATCTacgggaccggcggcggcggcgcgtacaCGGGGCAGCTGCTGACGGACGCGCGGTCGGGGGCAGCGTACAACGTgaacggcgccggcgggcgcagGTTCCTCGTGCAGTGGGTGTGGAACCCCgtgctcagctactgctccggaCCCAACGCGCTCGACCAGTAG
- the LOC111257005 gene encoding brassinosteroid LRR receptor kinase BRI1-like has translation MEYALTGDISPSLVNLTHLEYLDLHGNDFGGGSIPEFIGLFKNLRHLDLSFAGFGGKIPPHLGNLSKLNYLDISNIPDSSFTSSSSVDNLLWLSGLSSLAYLGMSSWNFSAASDWLESLNMLAFLEELHLYSTHLPPTDLNSLSQSNFTFLNKVDLSGNYLSSTFPHWLTNITTMTHIELSYTGLHGSIPEAVGNLTALEYVFLSENSLEGAIPTSIGKLCNLQVLDLSSNNLVGDMDNLGKAMARCMKQLEFIHLESNNLSGSLTGWLGSFKTLLSINLHNNALSGPVPSDIGQLTTLYELDISYNFLQGVLLGATFSAASTPITFLPTKIGSAAVAPDTD, from the exons ATGGAGTATGCTCTTACAGGTGACATCAGCCCATCATTGGTTAATTTGACTCATCTAGAGTACCTTGATCTTCATGGCAATGATTTTGGTGGTGGAAGTATCCCTGAGTTCATTGGATTGTTCAAGAACCTTAGGCATCTTGACTTGTCTTTTGCTGGCTTTGGTGGGAAAATTCCCCCTCACCTTGGAAACTTGTCGAAGCTGAATTATCTTGATATAAGCAATATTCCTGATAGCAGCTTCACTTCCAGTAGCTCTGTGGACAACCTTCTGTGGCTCTCTGGGCTTTCTTCACTGGCCTACCTTGGCATGTCATCGTGGAACTTTTCTGCTGCTTCAGACTGGCTTGAGTCCTTGAACATGCTTGCTTTCCTTGAGGAGCTTCATTTGTATTCTACTCATCTTCCACCCACCGACCTGAACTCTCTATCACAGTCTAACTTCACGTTTCTCAATAAAGTTGATCTGTCAGGCAACTACCTCAGTTCTACCTTCCCACATTGGTTAACAAACATAACAACTATGACACACATTGAGTTGTCCTACACTGGACTTCATGGGTCGATTCCTGAAGCTGTAGGAAATTTAACTGCCCTTGAATATGTTTTTCTGTCCGAGAACAGTTTGGAAGGAGCAATTCCAACTTCAATAGGCAAACTTTGCAACTTGCAGGTCCTAGATTTGTCCTCAAACAATCTTGTTGGTGATATGGACAACCTGGGGAAAGCTATGGCCAGGTGCATGAAGCAACTGGAATTCATCCACTTGGAGAGTAACAATCTATCTGGAAGTCTAACTGGATGGCTTGGGTCCTTCAAGACGCTCTTGTCAATCAACCTCCACAACAACGCACTATCAGGTCCTGTACCTTCCGATATCGGTCAGCTCACAACCTTATATGAGCTGGATATTTCTTACAATTTTCTGCAAGGCGTCCT ACTGGGTGCCACCTTTTCAGCTGCATCAACTCCAATTACGTTCTTGCCCACTAAAATCGGGAGTGCCGCAGTGGCTCCGGACACAGACTAG